From [Flavobacterium] thermophilum:
AGCTCATATTTTTGGTCAAAAAAGCGGCGCTGCCGCACCCGCTTGATTTCACGCTCCTGCTGTTTGTTCATGCAGCACTTCTTATACTTTTTCCCGCTTCCGCACGGGCACGGGTCATTTCGGCCGATTGCCATGCAAAATCCTCCCTTCTAATCATTCCTTTCCAAAACGGCGACCAAGATAATGAACCTCCCCCACTTATCGAAGTGGGGGTTTCCTGTTTCCCCTTCGGAGGTGGATGCATGATAGGCTGGTTGGCAGCCTATCTGCAGGCAACACCTGGCACCCGTCCCGTTGGGAGCCACAGGCAACATGAGTATCCATGATACTCAAGGGCGGGAACTCGCCATCTACGACTTCATACCTAAGCAATCCGTCGATACGTAAACGGTTTGACCGTAAATTCCAATGGGCGGATTTCACCATAATATACTTTGGCAAATAAATTCATTGCCCCATGGATATCACGGTGTCGTTTGTACCCGCATTGACATGTATAATTTCTAGAAGAAGATTTATTTTTCTTCCCGCAAACAGGGCATGTTTGCGAGGTATAACTTTCATCTTTTTTCTCGATTTGAATTCCTTCGGCATTCAATTTGTATTTGAGATAATCAAATAATTTTCCAAACGACCAATTGGATAATTTCTGATTGGTCTTTTTGTTTCGTTTCTTTTTCGTATTCCGTTGGATTCCTTCGATATCTCCAATGACGACTTCTTTCACTTGGTTTTCCAAACACCAACGAACAAATTGTCTCGTGGTTTTGTGCAGTGCATCCTTTAGTTGTGCCTCTGATTTCGAAAGTACATATTGTTTCGCCCGATTGTACTTTTTCCATTGTTTGGAGCCTTTTTTGCATCTGCTCATGAGTTTTTGCAGTTCTTTTAATTTCTTGTTTCTCAACCGATGAATGCTTCTTATTTTTCTTCCCGTGATAATGAGGCTTTCCCCATTTTCACAAATGGCTGCGATGGTGTGAATTTCCCCTGGGTCAATAGCAACACGGTTTTTACATGGATTTTCTTTT
This genomic window contains:
- a CDS encoding transposase, IS605 OrfB family, producing the protein MYRTLKTRFRAKKEVIQKLFECNRISAEVWNECLRLAKEHHLETGKWITKTELQKATKGRFSIHSQSIQAVVHKYIFARDGAKEARKKGEKIKYPYKKKKHFNTKWAKDGFVLHEDGTLELSLGIWNRKRQSPLVVKIDKEKLPNGKVKEIELVYDRGLWLCLSYEDGKKPKENPCKNRVAIDPGEIHTIAAICENGESLIITGRKIRSIHRLRNKKLKELQKLMSRCKKGSKQWKKYNRAKQYVLSKSEAQLKDALHKTTRQFVRWCLENQVKEVVIGDIEGIQRNTKKKRNKKTNQKLSNWSFGKLFDYLKYKLNAEGIQIEKKDESYTSQTCPVCGKKNKSSSRNYTCQCGYKRHRDIHGAMNLFAKVYYGEIRPLEFTVKPFTYRRIA